A stretch of DNA from Pongo pygmaeus isolate AG05252 chromosome 3, NHGRI_mPonPyg2-v2.0_pri, whole genome shotgun sequence:
ATGTACAAAACAAGATATTTGTGATAGAAGCAAAACTTTTCATCaacagaaatatttcaaaatctcatATACACTGCCTTAGAAATTTTTCTAGAAAAGGCTGGTTGTTAAGTCTCTTAAGTCTCCAGTCAGTAATTTATTCTACgaagaagaaaaacacatataaaacTAACAATGAGTTTTAGCATCATTtccaaaaaggcaaaaagaagtaTGAGATACCaagaataatgagaaaaaataatactttaaaaatcagataaatattaacaaatatttctataaatacaactttataaaaataatgtcctTGTTGATTgactaaaaaaaagaatgttaaaaaatagagaaggaaagtTATCAGTGAAAGATAGATAAAACTTTAAGCAGAACAGGAAATAGtactagtaattttaaaaatgagaaagatcaAAAACAGCTCTTCAAAtgatactaaaaattttaaaactgcccAAAAGgattttgaaattaatttgaaGAAGTAGTCACTAGGCATCTTCCATCTTATTTTTTCTAGGATGATTTCATATTTAGTGGGGgtaaataatcacattaaaataaGCTTGATATTTATTTCTTAGGAAGATACAATGATTAAGAAGCTAAAAGGACAAAATACGGTTCTGTTGTAAAATGAATTAATGCATTTACTTCTGGTTAACTGTAACAGCATGATATGAGGATgatataaagaattaaaaatgaagcTTTACATTTTATTCTCCATTCATGACAGTCTTTAAgaattatgtgtgtatattttcagatgaattataataaaaaaaaacactatcaGGCTTTTTTGCCTCTGTTTTTCCTGACATggcatttgatatttttaattatcCCAAGAACAAGAAACAGAGgtcactttttaaagttttgattgATCGTTTATAATGGAGAATCTACTTTggccaacttttaaaattttaatcattgCATGTtagatatttgaaattttaatcaTTACTTTCTGAAATAGGTTTTAAAGTTATATAGTTGAATAACTCAATCTTGGGGGCCATAAAATCATTAACTtattaaaaatcaagaatttaCTGCTTTTACTCTTTTAAGACCTGATACTACCTATTTTAGCttttaaacaagttttaaaaagaataataaaaataaagccaataCTTCCCCAACCCCCCCAAAACACccctaaaatatataatgatgcaactatataataaaatatctttaaatttcCAAATGTAAAATTTCTTTCATGTTAAGCAAGTAATCATTAAGTACTTCCATACTCCTCAATATCCCTCATTGTCCAGTACTTATCAATAAGAAGAGCTGGAAATGGCTACACTGGCAACTATAGTGTTCCTATATTATTTTTACTAGGTTTTAGCAGGGGTGTCTAATATTTTGGCTTCCCtcggccacactggaagaattgtcttcggccacacataaaatacactaacactaacaatagctggtGAGCTacagagacaaaaacaaaagcaacaacaaaaaaacacaaacaaatctCATagcattttaagaaagtttacaaatttgtgttgggtcaCACTCAAAGcagtcctgggctgcatgtggtcCACGGGCTGTGGGTTGGACTAGCTTGTAGGGTCCCTGAGTCTCCCTGAGGCACCAACATCGGGTCAGTATAACTGAGTAAATGATGTAATTGTTTGCTAAGGTAATTCTGGTTTGCATTTTGAATTTGGCATTACCTTAACAATAACTTGTATAtgattctttctcttttgctaGGTTATGGATTACCTGTGAAAAAGAATCCTCATCTTTATATCTGTGGAAATGAGCTCAATGTCTGATATCAAAAAACTACTCAACAAGTTtgctgatttatttaaaaaaatattgttgcTCTACCACTCTTCAAATCATCAGTCTTAAAGTGAGCTCCAAATGACATAACAACTTGGTGGGTGATGTGAGATTAGGATTATCCTAGGATATGTTACAATCTATCAATTTAACAGATagtctttactttttttaaaacatggtcTCATAGTTGTGGTTGATTTCTCAATTGAGTAAATATTTACCAGTTTATAGTGTGGTACTTAATTTTTAGTTAGTTACTTGGTTATATTTATCTGTCAAACTGCTTACTGATTTTATTAGATCTACCAAATGCAAAAGGAGATAACATctacattattaaaataatatattttaaagatgatttctatgtctctatatatttttatttgtgtgaaaTCCTGGACATATTAAGACGTGGGGAAGCGCACTGGTACGTTTAGCAGCACCTAATTTCACGAGTTTCATACTAGGTGCCAAGAAATTAGGTTGtccaaatattttggaaactAATTAAAACTGAATCAGCTGTTCCTTTTCTACCTGTTATGCTTTACTCAAGGCACCTAcaatgaaactttaaaattaagTAGAGAAGAACTTACCTAGGGATTTGGAAAAATAGTTTGCCATTTGTCCACTGTTGCAAGACTGTCGTTTATGTCTTTTTGTTGACATTTCTGTGGTCTTCCATGgtggtctttttcttttgttcaaaCTGCTAAGAACTTCAAAACTATCAGGATTCTTGTCAAAGTTAACACATTTGCTTAATTTACTATTGCCAAGATGGTCAGCAAATTCATCAGCTGAAGGACTATTTGCTttagcattttctatttctttagattgctttttaaaagaattttgccTAGCAGAATGAGATCTTAAAGTAAAGCGCTTTGATTCTTCCATATGAGTCTGATGAGTATTTCCACTGTCAGTAGATTCAGGAGAGTAAATGATTGTATTTAGCTTAAAAGTATTTCTGTGTTCAAGACagttgagcttcctcaaaaataTTCTACAGTCTTTTAAGGTTTTTGACCTCCAACTATTAGGACATACATTTTCTAGTCTTGGTCCCTTTTGAAAGTCTTTTTGGCTGCAATTTGTTCCATTCTCTTTTGCTTCTGACTTAAATTTATTCTCGAAACTAGcatgtattttgaagtcaggcattACTGCCCTCTGCTGCAAGTCACCCCTGATCTCAGGTGGCAAAACACACTGATTATCTACTATGCTTTTTCCTTGGAGTGGGATGTCAGCATTTGTTTCTCCCTCagtcttatttaaaaattggttCTGGCAGAAAAATCTTAAGTTTCTCCTTTTAGAGTTCCAGTCAACTGTTCCATGGTTGTGCAGCTTTCCCTCTCTTTTCCACCTTTCATGATGCAACCTCTTAAACTCAGTCCTTTTTAATCTAGCTATTGCTaaattacttttcacatttaagAGTGGAGAGTTAGCCACTTTATGCAGTATATGCAATTTCTCTGCTGATTTTGAAGGAGAAGAGAgtgcaaattttttaaagtgctttctGAAGGGGCTGGCATTAAAGTCAGAATATTTGGTCCCTAATTTGATTCCCCTGGTATTTATTACTTCCAAAGGGTTTCGGGCATTTGCTTTTCTAACTAGTGAAAGAGACTgtgtttctgttgtttgcataAACCAAGTACAGAGTTCATTCAAATCATACTTTTTCTGAAAAAGCATTTTTACAGGTGAAACTTCAAGTTCCAAAAGACAAGTTTCCAAAGGGCTTGCTACTTTGAAATGATCGTTTTCAATGTGTTCTCTTTTTTTATGAATACAATTTTCAGCTTCATCTCCACTTACTTGCACCCAAGCATTTGTTATTTGCTCAAATCTATTGTTTAATTCCTCTAATAAGGAATCATTTGAAGCAGAAGTAGCCCACCACCTGAGCAAAGGGTTTGATGAAATTATAGGATCCAAGGATACTTCAGAAATAGGTACTAATTTATTATCTTCCAAACACTTTTTTGCATTCCGCGAAAGTCTGTTTCTTGGGGTATCTTTGTAAGCTATTTTCATCTTTGAGTGCCTATGTTTTTCcttctgacttttatttttctgcaaatGCAGTTTATATGATTTATGGAGCAGAGCATTTCTATAAATAAGTGAGCTAGAAGATGCTAATGAATGTAAGAAATGCAGAGATGGGTTTCTATCCCTAATAGAATGTCTCAAAGGTACAGTAGCAATCATATGTTTTgatccatttttaaatatatcagcTTCAGTGTGccttattttatccattttagtGCACTGTTGGTCATACTTTTCTACAGGCAGATTTTTTCCTGATGTATTATCCTGTTCTAAAGGAGGCAAGCAGCTGCTAATACTTACTGCTCTTTCCTGAGGTGAAGTTCTATTAATAGTCACAGATATGCCAGAGATTTTCACTTTTGCCGGTCTACCAGGCTTCCTACTTATTGTCAAAGGCTTCTGATTTGGTCGAATAATgttcttggaaggctgaggtatcACAGATTTGTTCTTGATGGGTCTCACATATTCAAAGCCAGACCCCAAGATCTCACTTTCAGTAGTCAAGCTTGCTACAGCACTTATTCTTTCACCCAAGTCAATTTTGTGTTCACTAATATTTCTGGGACTATTATATTCAGTTGGAAAATCACCAGCATTATTGTTTAAAGACATAAGGTTGCTTATGTTTACCCTTCCTTCAGAAACATGCCTTTTAGTTCTTCTTGACCTTCCGTAAATAACAGTTACTGTAATACTCTTTTTATAAATACCTTCTTTTACTTCTGATATGAGACATTCTGGGCTTTTCCTTCCAGCACTAAAGGGCTCATTCTGGCAAACAGTGATGTTTGTTTGATCAATTTTAGGCTTTGGTGGTCTTCCAATTGGTCGCTTAATCTGTTTCACAACCTGGGGACCTATTTTTTTTGGTCTAcctggttttcttttaaaagatggaTCAGTAGCACTGCTTGAATTGTCCTTAGGTTCTTCTTGTGGCTTATCACTATTTATATCACCTATAAACATTGTAGAGGATCCTGCAGTTTCTTTTGTATGACTGAATTTGCTTAGTTCTCTTTGAAAAGTATCAGTATCATAATGATTGCAGTGATAATTTTCAGAGTTCGCATTTGAGATATcctcatttgtttctgttttttcttcagtTACATGATGGGTTGTAGGTTTTTCAGAAGGGAGAACGACATTTGAATGGGAAGTGCCAACTGAAGTTAAAGTATATTTGACTCCTTCACTACTTTTAACCTCAGATAAAAACATGAGTTTGATAGGACTAGAATAATTGGAAACAGATGAACTTTCAATACCTTCATATTTTGCTGGTACATTTTCAACATTGGAAATCAAGCGACCCATATCTAAAATAGATGACTTTTTCAGATTTTCAAGTCTTTTGTTATTCAAATCCACTGTAGGCATGCAATGACTTTTGATAATATTGCCGGATGCTACCACAGATTTTGATAAGCTCTGTTCTTTGCATGTCATTCTATTTAGAGTAAGAGTCATATTTCTGTCAGCATGTTGGTCTTTACCATCAATTTCTATCAATTTCTTGGATGCTTTATATCCTTCTGATAATGGCTTATTATTCCAGGATTTTTTGGCTATATTTATTGTATCTTCCAAACGCTTCACAACAACTTGTAAATTAGAATTCATTGCAATTTTGTTTAGGTCTATATTGTGTGAGCTTTCAATGTGAATATTTTTCGCTGGATCGTTTTTTGTTGTGGATTCGGATACTTTTTTGGCTTtaggggattttttaaaaacataattatttgttACATATATAGAATACCACCCTGGAGGCACAATATTTCGTTTAGTTCTGCTCAAAAGTCCAGAAGCATCATTTCTCAAAAGAGTTTGAGTATTACCTAACTTTGGATTTTTCCTATGATTTTGCAAAAACTGTTTTCCATCTGTAGATTTCTCCTGTGGCTTTCTTATGCTCATTTTCTCAGGGGAAGTTGTTTTAAAGCTTTCTGAAAATGCATTAAAAGACAAGTTAGTTTCTGAACTATGAAGAGGTAGCTGCAGTGACTGTAATGCATAATTTGGTGAAAATGATGTTTCAGCAAGATTTTTATCTTGAAGTCTTTTAGAATTTTGTAAAGAAGGCCCTTGGTCGTGATAGAATTCTCCTTTGTCTGATGAAGATATCTCACTGTTTTGTGTCAATTTCCTAGAACTTTTCTCggtgcatttttttcttgtaaaattttcATCAAGACTAGCAAGTTCTCTTTTTATCTGTAAAGACTGCCTTCTAAACATGGGTGAATCAGAGGAGTTGCGCATTGCAAATAAAGTTTCTTGACGCTTTCGAAATCTTgtctgaataattttattttctacctttttatCATGTTGACTCAATAATTCCATAAAACTATAATCACTGGCTTTTGCATTATGCAAGAGAGATGTTATGAAATCTCccaattttaaatcattatatgtattataatcaCTGCTAGATAATTTTACAAGGCTTGTCATATCCGTGGTTTCTATTGATTTTAGTTTTTCATTAATGCGATCCATTAAATCTTGAAAAATTACAGCAGTTTCACCTTTTTCATGATTTGTAGTAGAATTATTGCTGTCATTTGAGAGTAAAGAATAAGAGTTACTGgattttttagttttaagtattttatcttCATGATCACTCTTATTGTTGCTTATTTCTGCTGGTGTGAGAGATGGAGGCTGGTTAACGTTTGCTTCAAGTTTGTTATTTTCTAAGGCTGAAATCTCTGAGATGACGTCTTTCAATTTTTCAAATCCTTCAGTTTCTACAGGTGATAATGGTGGAGGTGAGGGACTTCGAGATCTACAGGCATCTTTAAGAGTGACTGAAAGATCATATACTTCCTTTGACAAAAGAGGACTACGAAAGGCTGATTTTGTAGAGTGAATGTTTGGTAACAGTCCAGAACAGCACCTGTGAGAATTATAACTGTCTGCAATTCCTCTATTCACTACTGGCTTAACGTGTTCAACAGTTACAGTTTGGCAAGATAAACAATGTAAATCTTTAATACAGACTGGCAGAGGTTCGAAACCAGGGCTTTGTTTTTCGTTTTGTAAACAACCTCTTTCTGCCAGCCTATATTCACAACTACAGAACAGACCATATAAATCATCTTCGATTAAGGGCTTTTGAGATTCTGAAGACACAACACATGATGTATTACAACAGCAAAGAGAAGCAGCATTCTGCTCTTGGACTAGAAATTTCAACATAGCCAAAACTTGTTGCTGGTGATGTATGCACAAAGATTCCAAAACTTTGTTTaatgctgattttcttttttccattttagtaGCTTCCTCTGATTTTGCATCAACAgttgaactaaaaataaaaatcaaacaaaaaatgaattgcAGCAAAAATACCACTATAAGGAGTTATAATTTTAACAGTGtttgaaaaaagatattttggtATTGCTGGACTCCTGACTCCTAGAGAGCTGCAATAAT
This window harbors:
- the LCORL gene encoding ligand-dependent nuclear receptor corepressor-like protein isoform X1 translates to MDKGRERMAAAAAAAAAAAAAAQCRSPRCAAERRGFRRELDSWRHRLMHCVGFESILEGLYGPRLRRDLSLFEDCEPEELTDWSMDEKCSFCNLQREAVSDCIPSLDSSQSTPTEELSSQGQSNTDKIECQAENYLNALFRKKGNIDLPQNCDPNIPLVAQELMKKMIRQFAIEYISKSGKTQENRNGSIGPSIVCKSIQMNQAENSLQEEQEGPLDLTVNRMQEQNTQQGDGVLDLSTKKTSIKSEESSICDPSSENSVAGSTVDAKSEEATKMEKRKSALNKVLESLCIHHQQQVLAMLKFLVQEQNAASLCCCNTSCVVSSESQKPLIEDDLYGLFCSCEYRLAERGCLQNEKQSPGFEPLPVCIKDLHCLSCQTVTVEHVKPVVNRGIADSYNSHRCCSGLLPNIHSTKSAFRSPLLSKEVYDLSVTLKDACRSRSPSPPPLSPVETEGFEKLKDVISEISALENNKLEANVNQPPSLTPAEISNNKSDHEDKILKTKKSSNSYSLLSNDSNNSTTNHEKGETAVIFQDLMDRINEKLKSIETTDMTSLVKLSSSDYNTYNDLKLGDFITSLLHNAKASDYSFMELLSQHDKKVENKIIQTRFRKRQETLFAMRNSSDSPMFRRQSLQIKRELASLDENFTRKKCTEKSSRKLTQNSEISSSDKGEFYHDQGPSLQNSKRLQDKNLAETSFSPNYALQSLQLPLHSSETNLSFNAFSESFKTTSPEKMSIRKPQEKSTDGKQFLQNHRKNPKLGNTQTLLRNDASGLLSRTKRNIVPPGWYSIYVTNNYVFKKSPKAKKVSESTTKNDPAKNIHIESSHNIDLNKIAMNSNLQVVVKRLEDTINIAKKSWNNKPLSEGYKASKKLIEIDGKDQHADRNMTLTLNRMTCKEQSLSKSVVASGNIIKSHCMPTVDLNNKRLENLKKSSILDMGRLISNVENVPAKYEGIESSSVSNYSSPIKLMFLSEVKSSEGVKYTLTSVGTSHSNVVLPSEKPTTHHVTEEKTETNEDISNANSENYHCNHYDTDTFQRELSKFSHTKETAGSSTMFIGDINSDKPQEEPKDNSSSATDPSFKRKPGRPKKIGPQVVKQIKRPIGRPPKPKIDQTNITVCQNEPFSAGRKSPECLISEVKEGIYKKSITVTVIYGRSRRTKRHVSEGRVNISNLMSLNNNAGDFPTEYNSPRNISEHKIDLGERISAVASLTTESEILGSGFEYVRPIKNKSVIPQPSKNIIRPNQKPLTISRKPGRPAKVKISGISVTINRTSPQERAVSISSCLPPLEQDNTSGKNLPVEKYDQQCTKMDKIRHTEADIFKNGSKHMIATVPLRHSIRDRNPSLHFLHSLASSSSLIYRNALLHKSYKLHLQKNKSQKEKHRHSKMKIAYKDTPRNRLSRNAKKCLEDNKLVPISEVSLDPIISSNPLLRWWATSASNDSLLEELNNRFEQITNAWVQVSGDEAENCIHKKREHIENDHFKVASPLETCLLELEVSPVKMLFQKKYDLNELCTWFMQTTETQSLSLVRKANARNPLEVINTRGIKLGTKYSDFNASPFRKHFKKFALSSPSKSAEKLHILHKVANSPLLNVKSNLAIARLKRTEFKRLHHERWKREGKLHNHGTVDWNSKRRNLRFFCQNQFLNKTEGETNADIPLQGKSIVDNQCVLPPEIRGDLQQRAVMPDFKIHASFENKFKSEAKENGTNCSQKDFQKGPRLENVCPNSWRSKTLKDCRIFLRKLNCLEHRNTFKLNTIIYSPESTDSGNTHQTHMEESKRFTLRSHSARQNSFKKQSKEIENAKANSPSADEFADHLGNSKLSKCVNFDKNPDSFEVLSSLNKRKRPPWKTTEMSTKRHKRQSCNSGQMANYFSKSLACYK
- the LCORL gene encoding ligand-dependent nuclear receptor corepressor-like protein isoform X6, which produces MDHGYEETSVYLKDCIPSLDSSQSTPTEELSSQGQSNTDKIECQAENYLNALFRKKGNIDLPQNCDPNIPLVAQELMKKMIRQFAIEYISKSGKTQENRNGSIGPSIVCKSIQMNQAENSLQEEQEGPLDLTVNRMQEQNTQQGDGVLDLSTKKTSIKSEESSICDPSSENSVAGSTVDAKSEEATKMEKRKSALNKVLESLCIHHQQQVLAMLKFLVQEQNAASLCCCNTSCVVSSESQKPLIEDDLYGLFCSCEYRLAERGCLQNEKQSPGFEPLPVCIKDLHCLSCQTVTVEHVKPVVNRGIADSYNSHRCCSGLLPNIHSTKSAFRSPLLSKEVYDLSVTLKDACRSRSPSPPPLSPVETEGFEKLKDVISEISALENNKLEANVNQPPSLTPAEISNNKSDHEDKILKTKKSSNSYSLLSNDSNNSTTNHEKGETAVIFQDLMDRINEKLKSIETTDMTSLVKLSSSDYNTYNDLKLGDFITSLLHNAKASDYSFMELLSQHDKKVENKIIQTRFRKRQETLFAMRNSSDSPMFRRQSLQIKRELASLDENFTRKKCTEKSSRKLTQNSEISSSDKGEFYHDQGPSLQNSKRLQDKNLAETSFSPNYALQSLQLPLHSSETNLSFNAFSESFKTTSPEKMSIRKPQEKSTDGKQFLQNHRKNPKLGNTQTLLRNDASGLLSRTKRNIVPPGWYSIYVTNNYVFKKSPKAKKVSESTTKNDPAKNIHIESSHNIDLNKIAMNSNLQVVVKRLEDTINIAKKSWNNKPLSEGYKASKKLIEIDGKDQHADRNMTLTLNRMTCKEQSLSKSVVASGNIIKSHCMPTVDLNNKRLENLKKSSILDMGRLISNVENVPAKYEGIESSSVSNYSSPIKLMFLSEVKSSEGVKYTLTSVGTSHSNVVLPSEKPTTHHVTEEKTETNEDISNANSENYHCNHYDTDTFQRELSKFSHTKETAGSSTMFIGDINSDKPQEEPKDNSSSATDPSFKRKPGRPKKIGPQVVKQIKRPIGRPPKPKIDQTNITVCQNEPFSAGRKSPECLISEVKEGIYKKSITVTVIYGRSRRTKRHVSEGRVNISNLMSLNNNAGDFPTEYNSPRNISEHKIDLGERISAVASLTTESEILGSGFEYVRPIKNKSVIPQPSKNIIRPNQKPLTISRKPGRPAKVKISGISVTINRTSPQERAVSISSCLPPLEQDNTSGKNLPVEKYDQQCTKMDKIRHTEADIFKNGSKHMIATVPLRHSIRDRNPSLHFLHSLASSSSLIYRNALLHKSYKLHLQKNKSQKEKHRHSKMKIAYKDTPRNRLSRNAKKCLEDNKLVPISEVSLDPIISSNPLLRWWATSASNDSLLEELNNRFEQITNAWVQVSGDEAENCIHKKREHIENDHFKVASPLETCLLELEVSPVKMLFQKKYDLNELCTWFMQTTETQSLSLVRKANARNPLEVINTRGIKLGTKYSDFNASPFRKHFKKFALSSPSKSAEKLHILHKVANSPLLNVKSNLAIARLKRTEFKRLHHERWKREGKLHNHGTVDWNSKRRNLRFFCQNQFLNKTEGETNADIPLQGKSIVDNQCVLPPEIRGDLQQRAVMPDFKIHASFENKFKSEAKENGTNCSQKDFQKGPRLENVCPNSWRSKTLKDCRIFLRKLNCLEHRNTFKLNTIIYSPESTDSGNTHQTHMEESKRFTLRSHSARQNSFKKQSKEIENAKANSPSADEFADHLGNSKLSKCVNFDKNPDSFEVLSSLNKRKRPPWKTTEMSTKRHKRQSCNSGQMANYFSKSLACYK
- the LCORL gene encoding ligand-dependent nuclear receptor corepressor-like protein isoform X7, with the protein product MKKMIRQFAIEYISKSGKTQENRNGSIGPSIVCKSIQMNQAENSLQEEQEGPLDLTVNRMQEQNTQQGDGVLDLSTKKTSIKSEESSICDPSSENSVAGSTVDAKSEEATKMEKRKSALNKVLESLCIHHQQQVLAMLKFLVQEQNAASLCCCNTSCVVSSESQKPLIEDDLYGLFCSCEYRLAERGCLQNEKQSPGFEPLPVCIKDLHCLSCQTVTVEHVKPVVNRGIADSYNSHRCCSGLLPNIHSTKSAFRSPLLSKEVYDLSVTLKDACRSRSPSPPPLSPVETEGFEKLKDVISEISALENNKLEANVNQPPSLTPAEISNNKSDHEDKILKTKKSSNSYSLLSNDSNNSTTNHEKGETAVIFQDLMDRINEKLKSIETTDMTSLVKLSSSDYNTYNDLKLGDFITSLLHNAKASDYSFMELLSQHDKKVENKIIQTRFRKRQETLFAMRNSSDSPMFRRQSLQIKRELASLDENFTRKKCTEKSSRKLTQNSEISSSDKGEFYHDQGPSLQNSKRLQDKNLAETSFSPNYALQSLQLPLHSSETNLSFNAFSESFKTTSPEKMSIRKPQEKSTDGKQFLQNHRKNPKLGNTQTLLRNDASGLLSRTKRNIVPPGWYSIYVTNNYVFKKSPKAKKVSESTTKNDPAKNIHIESSHNIDLNKIAMNSNLQVVVKRLEDTINIAKKSWNNKPLSEGYKASKKLIEIDGKDQHADRNMTLTLNRMTCKEQSLSKSVVASGNIIKSHCMPTVDLNNKRLENLKKSSILDMGRLISNVENVPAKYEGIESSSVSNYSSPIKLMFLSEVKSSEGVKYTLTSVGTSHSNVVLPSEKPTTHHVTEEKTETNEDISNANSENYHCNHYDTDTFQRELSKFSHTKETAGSSTMFIGDINSDKPQEEPKDNSSSATDPSFKRKPGRPKKIGPQVVKQIKRPIGRPPKPKIDQTNITVCQNEPFSAGRKSPECLISEVKEGIYKKSITVTVIYGRSRRTKRHVSEGRVNISNLMSLNNNAGDFPTEYNSPRNISEHKIDLGERISAVASLTTESEILGSGFEYVRPIKNKSVIPQPSKNIIRPNQKPLTISRKPGRPAKVKISGISVTINRTSPQERAVSISSCLPPLEQDNTSGKNLPVEKYDQQCTKMDKIRHTEADIFKNGSKHMIATVPLRHSIRDRNPSLHFLHSLASSSSLIYRNALLHKSYKLHLQKNKSQKEKHRHSKMKIAYKDTPRNRLSRNAKKCLEDNKLVPISEVSLDPIISSNPLLRWWATSASNDSLLEELNNRFEQITNAWVQVSGDEAENCIHKKREHIENDHFKVASPLETCLLELEVSPVKMLFQKKYDLNELCTWFMQTTETQSLSLVRKANARNPLEVINTRGIKLGTKYSDFNASPFRKHFKKFALSSPSKSAEKLHILHKVANSPLLNVKSNLAIARLKRTEFKRLHHERWKREGKLHNHGTVDWNSKRRNLRFFCQNQFLNKTEGETNADIPLQGKSIVDNQCVLPPEIRGDLQQRAVMPDFKIHASFENKFKSEAKENGTNCSQKDFQKGPRLENVCPNSWRSKTLKDCRIFLRKLNCLEHRNTFKLNTIIYSPESTDSGNTHQTHMEESKRFTLRSHSARQNSFKKQSKEIENAKANSPSADEFADHLGNSKLSKCVNFDKNPDSFEVLSSLNKRKRPPWKTTEMSTKRHKRQSCNSGQMANYFSKSLACYK